In a single window of the Pseudobacteriovorax antillogorgiicola genome:
- a CDS encoding ArsA family ATPase, which translates to MTLLNSLLEKKLVLVTGKGGIGKSLTAASIAQYAASQGKKVCLVESNAQEQLAPLFGQERVGHKLQELSPNLFAINLNPQDNFRDFVVLHLGFAKLFEKVFTKPLVKSFINMLPGISELTLLGRLYYFSQLDDKHNFDMVVLDGFASGHFMSLLKTPDAVLDSGMVGPVIKETKMVKDFIFDERYVSVVLVTMPENLIVSEAIDFSERFKTEIPVPHSHVIVNRCLLLDESEEQALKSASSMELAVRYMKARLESESSSLQRLKQGLHNIYQGLQKEPQLLLLPDLGAVDEPLSGQFARSWFDQAEGVSF; encoded by the coding sequence TTGACCCTGCTGAATAGTCTGCTTGAAAAGAAGTTAGTTCTTGTTACCGGTAAGGGAGGAATAGGCAAATCGCTCACGGCTGCGTCTATCGCTCAGTACGCCGCGTCTCAAGGCAAAAAAGTTTGTCTGGTCGAGTCCAATGCCCAAGAGCAGCTTGCGCCTTTATTTGGTCAAGAGCGAGTCGGGCATAAACTGCAAGAGCTTAGTCCGAACTTGTTTGCCATAAATCTGAATCCACAAGACAATTTCCGTGACTTTGTAGTTCTGCACCTTGGCTTTGCTAAGCTTTTTGAAAAAGTTTTTACCAAGCCCCTTGTGAAGAGCTTCATTAACATGCTGCCTGGCATCTCGGAGCTGACGCTTCTGGGGCGACTCTACTACTTTAGTCAACTGGATGACAAACATAACTTTGACATGGTTGTCCTTGATGGCTTTGCATCGGGGCACTTCATGAGTTTACTCAAGACTCCAGATGCAGTTTTAGATTCAGGAATGGTAGGGCCGGTGATCAAAGAAACGAAAATGGTCAAAGACTTCATTTTCGATGAACGTTACGTTTCAGTTGTATTAGTGACGATGCCCGAAAATTTGATCGTTAGCGAAGCGATAGACTTTTCAGAGCGCTTTAAGACTGAGATTCCTGTGCCCCACAGCCATGTGATCGTCAATCGTTGCTTGCTGCTTGATGAGTCGGAAGAGCAAGCGCTAAAATCTGCTAGCTCTATGGAGCTTGCTGTTCGGTATATGAAAGCCCGCTTAGAATCTGAATCTTCGAGCCTGCAACGTCTGAAGCAGGGGTTGCATAATATCTACCAGGGGCTGCAAAAAGAGCCACAGCTTCTTTTGCTTCCTGATTTGGGCGCTGTTGATGAGCCACTCTCTGGGCAATTTGCAAGGTCTTGGTTCGATCAAGCTGAAGGGGTTTCGTTTTGA
- a CDS encoding twin-arginine translocase TatA/TatE family subunit, giving the protein MGLPGATEMLIIAGVIVLLFGASKLPKLGGAVGESIKNFKKGIKEDTPKLSEDNKEDKDDEAKS; this is encoded by the coding sequence ATGGGTTTACCTGGCGCGACAGAAATGCTGATTATTGCAGGTGTGATTGTACTTCTGTTCGGAGCTTCCAAGTTGCCCAAACTTGGTGGTGCTGTAGGCGAAAGTATTAAGAACTTCAAAAAGGGAATCAAAGAAGATACTCCGAAGCTATCTGAGGACAATAAAGAAGACAAAGACGACGAGGCTAAAAGCTAA
- a CDS encoding serine/threonine-protein kinase yields the protein MARNSKLIGAIIADRYCITNEIGAGGMGRVYSAIPFDDPSQNVAIKVIVRDRKLNYEDLLRFQKEAALMSRLHHPNIISFHELGLIEPGASKALSGGYYIVMEIAQGQDLKKTLQQGRQDLEFFFQVGLQVSSALEYTHSKNIIHRDIKPQNIIVGGSLKEDDQNSDLMVKVLDFGVAKLAEINQFEGARDIAGTPMYMAPETSEYLDAPVDHRSDLYALGCVVYEILAGRPPFAAGSKDKLAREHAYTKPEPISTLRPEVPDYINDIVLKLLAKHPNDRYQTAFGLHVDLQKARRCFHQGLAFFDVSTALARYDGLRIMTGSLDLIGREKEFQLLVDNYTAISKGRGRSRLSVVHGEAGSGKSRLLNEMRSYLAKHKIRYVSTSFSRHENNLPFNALANGLNEYLIKVLKSQQLEAEEIRSKVKALLGNTADLVAKVVPGLKPYIYDHIEDVELGAHDELDRDFDFPAFAKAFSDFTRCLTSDNQPIVFIFDDMHWADQKSIELVDRFFSHNNSQRFYLIVSYSEGASHDQEHFHRFVQKFEKLRRRYSEVHVGALEPEAVGELTRIMLNTEQQLESDLVGYLTGKTKGNPLYLVELVRSLVAKDFISLDETSGVWSYDTKAIKNTKVLLDSIDLTLNRVLEYDSVDQSVLEVASVVGTSFHFEMLMTDASLQAITVMRALQRAMSDYLIVRSNDIDDLKHLGKSFAFSHHRIRESIKDAIPLERRQELHKQIALKLQSLLPEPLTQTVFTLAHHFNQALGENPGAKAEAQQDIVMLAFKYNVMAGEKAYEIRALVSAERYFRNAYKLFHLLDSNKTANMKKHVLNKLGDVLGTEKQYSQAIKFYGELLHFNPTRSEFSAVTYKMIYFGMLNGVVSESLTQLDFVLKRLKMPLARPHWSQIIRLYLQALIVAVFGEKSSILRKLNILAKSLNKRRDLAKEGFHPVKLYHLGQAIALTQNRKLALAYHWRALRLCLRGKASPDAVLRTFGDLGIILGYFGFKKAAYYVVDEAIALSKKEGLERTYGYLLSMRTLTLDHFQGKFEDYEANITEAMRHVSYENSQQLIVQGILFRMYQHMTKGRHEEVAHLVKQLPLHLRTRHWLSPRGVCIYLFSLLLKDAREQIVLHKGYLKRREEVGARRQGLFLFMAETIIFFSMGEIEKAYTSYLKSLKTYTSFTHGFMFPYEEDFTMIFLLFFPSIFTHEYQNFDWDMRELKDEFRYIDRRASQREFQSRPAPCLVQARLEELLVGKATKVKYDRALKASRVSQDVLVELITQYWFGRHLLKDQQMSRKEYIYKMHMNARNLGLSMLENMAASVLEEYKFPVPGSERVSNSEDDRVQNQLSRLGKEAIALTHGALSKDLPSVDALNKSLRALRRNYSFKFVHLILEPHLQQENPSPFSSDKRSTRVNRLITDYAGSYMAVRSTLFIPEGDAPWNRDDHELSASTVFQGRDGGSSISLGNVEAPSEDMEDTMVLEGTVDIAGGSNQEDKAKSRDGKSPSLNTLVPVKYANQNLGIVLLEKTELDRGDSTQSRQDLDYFGAYLGLWLRYDTIMGKSEFNPNYYYRSGHSYIENCPWLDMWPEGSLRGSRESTWYLGLALSTKEYLLVYCRLNGIEEIREDISQRVWYHLLAMRSLFVAKDKKVVSWEDLHEEIAKVLYSTDRVRRLEAISIAFSIMNRDTHDIISGHFGPSRPLVLGRVNEVVPQDRVVLNMMNGRSLRFWRVETTLEMGAIYILTHDSSKLDEIQMQALEKVNFFGSSLEKKRQTFLLYLKQVLVAGHVPRYFVAATRHSGQTNLEQLDKAE from the coding sequence GTGGCAAGGAATAGCAAGCTTATTGGAGCTATCATAGCCGACCGCTACTGTATCACCAATGAAATTGGTGCCGGTGGTATGGGGCGGGTGTACTCTGCTATTCCCTTTGATGATCCTTCGCAAAATGTGGCAATCAAAGTTATCGTTCGGGATCGCAAGCTAAACTACGAAGACTTACTCCGATTTCAAAAGGAAGCCGCTTTGATGAGCCGGCTCCACCATCCCAATATTATTTCCTTCCATGAGTTGGGTCTTATCGAACCCGGCGCGTCCAAAGCCCTATCTGGGGGCTACTACATCGTTATGGAAATCGCTCAAGGGCAGGACCTAAAGAAAACTTTGCAACAAGGAAGGCAGGACCTAGAGTTCTTTTTCCAAGTGGGTTTGCAGGTTAGCTCTGCACTGGAGTACACCCATAGCAAAAACATCATTCACCGGGATATAAAGCCCCAGAATATCATCGTCGGAGGCTCGTTAAAGGAAGACGATCAAAACAGTGATCTGATGGTCAAAGTACTGGATTTTGGTGTTGCAAAGCTCGCTGAAATCAACCAGTTTGAAGGGGCCCGCGATATTGCAGGCACCCCAATGTACATGGCTCCTGAGACTTCAGAATATCTGGATGCCCCTGTGGACCACCGTTCTGATCTGTACGCCTTGGGCTGTGTCGTGTATGAGATCCTTGCTGGTCGACCGCCGTTTGCTGCGGGTTCGAAGGATAAACTGGCCCGCGAACATGCATATACGAAGCCAGAGCCAATCTCGACGCTCCGTCCTGAGGTTCCTGACTACATCAACGATATCGTCCTCAAGCTTCTTGCCAAACATCCCAACGACCGCTACCAAACGGCCTTCGGTCTCCACGTTGACTTACAGAAAGCCCGGCGCTGTTTCCACCAAGGCCTTGCATTCTTCGATGTTTCCACCGCCCTAGCGCGATATGATGGTCTAAGAATCATGACTGGTAGCCTTGATTTGATTGGTCGAGAGAAAGAGTTCCAACTGCTAGTGGATAACTATACCGCGATTTCTAAAGGCCGTGGGCGCAGCCGCTTGTCGGTTGTCCATGGCGAAGCCGGTAGTGGTAAGAGTCGCCTGCTCAATGAGATGCGCTCTTACCTCGCAAAACATAAGATTCGCTATGTGTCTACATCGTTCTCTCGCCATGAAAATAACCTACCATTCAATGCCCTTGCCAATGGTTTGAACGAATATTTGATTAAGGTTTTGAAGAGTCAGCAGCTGGAAGCCGAAGAGATCAGAAGCAAGGTTAAGGCGTTGTTGGGCAATACCGCGGATTTGGTTGCTAAGGTTGTACCTGGATTGAAGCCCTATATCTACGACCACATTGAGGACGTGGAGTTGGGCGCCCACGATGAGCTAGATCGAGACTTCGACTTCCCTGCTTTTGCCAAAGCGTTTTCAGATTTCACTCGCTGTCTCACTTCTGACAATCAACCCATCGTATTTATATTCGATGATATGCATTGGGCAGATCAAAAAAGCATTGAGCTTGTGGATCGTTTCTTTAGTCACAATAACTCACAACGATTTTATTTAATTGTCAGCTATAGTGAAGGCGCTTCCCACGACCAGGAGCATTTTCACCGCTTTGTTCAAAAGTTTGAAAAGCTACGCCGTCGCTACAGCGAGGTGCATGTGGGAGCTTTGGAGCCTGAAGCCGTAGGGGAGCTGACACGAATCATGCTCAACACTGAGCAGCAATTGGAGTCCGACCTTGTCGGGTATCTGACGGGAAAAACCAAAGGTAATCCACTCTATCTCGTTGAGCTGGTTCGCTCATTGGTAGCGAAAGATTTTATTAGTCTTGACGAAACCTCAGGGGTATGGAGCTATGACACCAAGGCTATCAAAAATACCAAGGTTCTTCTCGATTCTATCGATCTGACTTTGAATCGTGTCCTAGAGTACGACTCCGTTGATCAGTCGGTTCTAGAAGTCGCGTCGGTCGTGGGAACATCATTCCACTTTGAAATGCTTATGACGGATGCCTCCCTGCAAGCCATTACGGTGATGAGAGCTTTGCAGAGAGCGATGTCCGACTACCTTATTGTTCGAAGCAATGATATTGACGATCTGAAACACCTTGGCAAATCATTTGCTTTCTCCCACCATCGCATCCGCGAGTCCATTAAAGACGCGATTCCACTAGAGCGTCGGCAGGAGCTACATAAGCAGATCGCCCTGAAACTGCAAAGCTTGCTACCTGAACCCTTAACGCAAACGGTGTTTACCCTTGCTCACCACTTTAATCAGGCTCTAGGTGAAAATCCGGGAGCGAAAGCGGAAGCTCAGCAAGATATTGTCATGCTGGCTTTCAAGTACAATGTGATGGCCGGCGAGAAGGCTTATGAGATCCGCGCCTTAGTTTCAGCTGAGCGTTATTTCCGAAATGCCTACAAGTTGTTCCATCTTCTGGACAGCAATAAGACAGCCAATATGAAAAAACATGTACTCAATAAGTTGGGTGACGTCCTTGGGACTGAGAAGCAGTACTCCCAAGCGATAAAATTCTATGGCGAACTACTCCACTTCAATCCAACACGGAGCGAATTCTCCGCTGTAACCTATAAGATGATCTATTTCGGGATGCTGAATGGGGTCGTTTCAGAGTCTCTAACGCAACTCGACTTCGTTTTAAAGCGACTCAAAATGCCCCTCGCAAGGCCTCACTGGAGCCAGATCATACGCCTCTATTTGCAAGCACTTATAGTTGCAGTTTTCGGAGAAAAAAGCTCGATTCTTCGAAAGTTGAATATCTTAGCGAAGTCGCTAAACAAGCGCCGCGACCTCGCCAAAGAAGGGTTTCATCCTGTAAAGCTTTATCATCTTGGTCAGGCGATCGCCCTAACCCAAAATCGAAAGTTGGCCTTGGCCTATCACTGGCGGGCCCTTCGACTATGTCTTCGCGGCAAGGCGAGTCCGGACGCAGTCCTGCGGACATTCGGCGATTTAGGTATTATTCTAGGCTACTTTGGCTTCAAGAAAGCTGCCTACTATGTGGTGGATGAAGCGATCGCCCTTTCAAAGAAGGAAGGTCTGGAGAGAACGTATGGTTATCTCCTCTCTATGAGAACTTTGACACTCGACCATTTTCAAGGCAAGTTTGAAGACTACGAAGCTAATATCACCGAAGCTATGCGCCATGTCAGCTACGAGAACAGTCAGCAACTGATAGTACAAGGCATTCTTTTTAGAATGTACCAGCACATGACCAAGGGCCGCCATGAAGAGGTTGCCCATCTGGTGAAGCAGCTGCCCCTCCACCTTAGGACGAGGCACTGGTTGAGCCCCCGAGGGGTGTGTATCTATTTATTCAGTTTGCTTTTGAAGGATGCCCGGGAACAGATTGTCTTGCATAAAGGTTACCTAAAACGCCGGGAAGAGGTCGGTGCGCGCCGTCAGGGCTTATTCCTATTTATGGCGGAAACGATCATTTTCTTCTCAATGGGTGAGATCGAAAAAGCTTACACCTCATATCTGAAGTCGCTCAAGACCTATACCAGTTTCACTCATGGGTTTATGTTTCCTTATGAAGAAGACTTTACCATGATTTTCTTATTGTTTTTTCCGAGCATTTTCACCCATGAGTATCAAAACTTTGATTGGGATATGAGGGAGCTGAAGGACGAATTTCGCTACATTGATCGACGGGCATCGCAGCGGGAGTTCCAAAGCCGACCAGCACCCTGCTTGGTGCAAGCGCGGCTAGAAGAGCTGCTCGTGGGCAAGGCAACAAAAGTAAAATACGATCGCGCCCTTAAAGCATCGCGGGTATCTCAGGATGTGCTCGTTGAGCTCATCACTCAGTACTGGTTCGGGCGGCACTTGCTTAAAGACCAGCAGATGAGCCGAAAAGAGTATATCTATAAGATGCATATGAATGCTCGAAACTTAGGTCTATCCATGCTTGAGAATATGGCAGCATCGGTTCTAGAAGAGTATAAATTCCCTGTGCCAGGGTCTGAAAGAGTTTCCAATAGTGAAGATGACCGTGTTCAAAATCAGCTGTCGCGGCTTGGCAAGGAAGCCATCGCGTTGACCCATGGTGCTCTATCCAAAGATTTGCCGTCGGTGGATGCCCTTAATAAGTCTCTACGAGCCTTACGCAGGAATTATTCATTTAAGTTTGTTCATTTGATCTTAGAACCTCACTTGCAGCAGGAGAATCCCTCACCGTTCTCAAGCGATAAGCGTAGCACTCGCGTCAATCGGCTGATTACTGATTATGCGGGCTCCTACATGGCGGTAAGGTCGACGCTTTTTATTCCTGAAGGCGATGCTCCTTGGAATCGAGATGATCATGAGTTGTCTGCAAGTACCGTGTTTCAGGGACGGGATGGGGGATCGTCGATCAGCCTTGGCAATGTAGAAGCTCCGTCGGAAGATATGGAAGATACGATGGTCTTGGAAGGTACCGTTGATATTGCGGGCGGCAGCAACCAAGAAGACAAGGCTAAGAGTCGCGATGGCAAGTCTCCTAGCTTGAACACTCTGGTACCTGTTAAATATGCCAATCAAAACTTGGGTATCGTCTTGCTCGAAAAAACGGAATTGGATCGAGGGGACTCGACCCAGAGCCGTCAAGATCTTGACTATTTTGGGGCCTACCTTGGGCTTTGGCTACGCTACGATACCATCATGGGAAAATCAGAGTTTAACCCTAACTACTATTACCGATCTGGCCATAGCTACATAGAAAATTGTCCATGGCTCGACATGTGGCCAGAGGGCAGCTTAAGGGGCAGCCGGGAGTCGACCTGGTACTTGGGTTTAGCCTTGTCGACAAAGGAGTATCTCCTCGTCTACTGCCGTTTGAATGGCATCGAAGAGATCCGAGAAGATATCAGCCAGAGGGTTTGGTATCACTTGCTGGCGATGCGGAGCTTATTTGTTGCTAAAGACAAAAAGGTCGTTTCGTGGGAAGACCTCCATGAAGAGATAGCCAAAGTACTCTATTCAACCGATCGGGTGCGGCGGCTGGAAGCCATTTCCATTGCCTTCAGTATTATGAACCGCGACACCCACGACATTATTAGCGGTCATTTTGGGCCGTCGAGGCCTCTAGTGTTAGGGCGTGTCAATGAAGTCGTGCCTCAGGACCGCGTGGTCCTCAATATGATGAATGGTAGGAGTCTTCGATTTTGGAGGGTCGAAACTACCCTTGAAATGGGAGCCATCTACATTTTGACTCATGATTCGAGCAAGCTTGACGAAATCCAGATGCAGGCTTTGGAAAAGGTAAACTTTTTTGGCAGTTCTTTAGAAAAAAAGAGACAAACCTTTTTACTATATTTAAAACAGGTACTTGTCGCAGGGCACGTTCCGCGATACTTTGTTGCTGCCACAAGGCACAGTGGACAAACAAATTTAGAGCAATTAGACAAGGCTGAGTAG